In a single window of the Saccharothrix australiensis genome:
- a CDS encoding DUF1062 domain-containing protein, which translates to MVRELGLPAIVRTCASCRSTRHHPTGKFRVNANGKLLDVWMLIGCERCGRTAKIPVHERIHVQALDDERLVRFEANDPALVRSLATDAALAGRAAYRLDWSGTWELETDLPFHELDRADPTPLAVVVRFELPAPIRVGKLLTAGFGLSRSAVRGMVDAGLFHLPTGVDAKVRADFTFFVGRTPPPSRGAERP; encoded by the coding sequence GTGGTCCGGGAGCTGGGACTGCCCGCCATCGTCCGCACTTGCGCGTCGTGCAGGTCCACGCGCCACCACCCCACCGGGAAGTTCCGGGTCAACGCGAACGGAAAGCTGCTCGACGTCTGGATGCTCATCGGCTGCGAGCGGTGCGGCCGGACGGCGAAGATCCCCGTCCACGAACGGATCCACGTGCAGGCGCTCGACGACGAGCGGCTGGTGCGGTTCGAGGCCAACGACCCGGCGCTGGTGCGGAGCCTCGCCACGGACGCGGCGCTCGCCGGCCGGGCCGCGTACCGGCTCGACTGGAGCGGCACGTGGGAGCTGGAGACCGACCTGCCGTTCCACGAGCTCGACCGCGCGGACCCGACGCCCCTCGCGGTCGTCGTCAGGTTCGAGCTGCCCGCGCCCATCCGGGTCGGGAAGCTGCTCACGGCCGGGTTTGGCCTGAGCCGGTCCGCCGTGCGGGGCATGGTCGACGCCGGCCTCTTCCACCTGCCCACGGGCGTCGACGCCAAGGTCCGCGCGGACTTCACCTTCTTCGTCGGCCGCACACCGCCACCGTCCCGTGGCGCGGAACGGCCGTAG
- a CDS encoding alpha/beta hydrolase family protein, with product MSRTLVRLAALGVCAALAGTLTGTAHAAPVRPRLPPPSGAASVGTTDLHLVDAGRPDPWHPERGRELMVTVSYPALPSDAARAPWVSAEVADHTPLFRDLRSLPGLTLDVAGVRRQARVDAPVDRRRGPLPVVLFSPGGGLPREVFATLTDDLAGRGYLVVSVSHTHESGAVRFPDGRVAVPDDQPWVPETARTVLDARIADTRFVLDRITDLAAGRNPDAGGRRLPAGLLRAPDPRRVGMVGHSIGGFTAAEVMLLDPRVKAGVNMDGSFATFDDPYRPGESTTRSVDRPFLLMGTTSAKEDHTHGPDSVDRSWQEFWAAQRGWKRDLALVDGGHLGYSDLQSVLPQLGAALPDDLRVEAIGTVDPARSLRVQRTYLTAFLDAHLRHRPTPLFDVPARAPFRFVP from the coding sequence TTGTCCAGAACGCTCGTCCGCCTCGCGGCGCTGGGTGTGTGCGCCGCTCTCGCGGGGACGCTCACCGGGACGGCGCACGCCGCGCCCGTGCGACCGCGACTGCCGCCGCCGTCCGGCGCGGCGTCGGTCGGCACCACCGACCTGCACCTGGTCGACGCCGGCCGCCCGGACCCCTGGCACCCCGAACGCGGGCGCGAGCTGATGGTGACCGTCAGCTACCCGGCGCTGCCCTCCGACGCCGCCCGCGCACCCTGGGTGAGCGCCGAGGTCGCCGACCACACGCCGCTGTTCCGGGACCTGCGGTCGCTGCCGGGCCTGACCCTCGACGTGGCGGGCGTGCGCAGGCAGGCCCGCGTCGACGCGCCCGTCGACCGCCGGCGCGGCCCGCTGCCCGTGGTGCTGTTCTCGCCCGGCGGCGGGCTGCCCCGCGAGGTCTTCGCGACGCTGACCGACGACCTGGCCGGCCGCGGCTACCTGGTGGTCTCCGTGTCGCACACCCACGAGTCCGGCGCGGTCCGGTTCCCCGACGGCCGCGTGGCCGTGCCCGACGACCAGCCGTGGGTGCCGGAGACCGCCCGCACCGTGCTCGACGCCCGGATCGCCGACACGCGGTTCGTGCTGGACCGGATCACCGACCTCGCGGCGGGCCGCAACCCCGACGCCGGGGGCCGCCGCCTGCCCGCCGGCCTCCTCCGCGCACCCGACCCGCGGCGCGTGGGCATGGTCGGGCACTCGATCGGCGGCTTCACGGCGGCCGAGGTGATGCTGCTCGACCCGCGCGTCAAGGCGGGCGTGAACATGGACGGTTCGTTCGCCACCTTCGACGACCCGTATCGACCCGGTGAGAGCACGACCCGCAGCGTCGACCGCCCGTTCCTGCTCATGGGCACGACCTCGGCGAAGGAGGACCACACGCACGGGCCGGACTCGGTGGACCGGAGCTGGCAGGAGTTCTGGGCCGCCCAGCGCGGCTGGAAGCGCGACCTCGCCCTGGTCGACGGCGGCCACCTGGGCTACTCCGACCTCCAGTCGGTGCTGCCGCAGCTCGGGGCCGCGCTGCCCGATGACCTGCGCGTGGAGGCGATCGGCACCGTCGACCCGGCGCGGTCGCTGCGCGTGCAGCGCACCTACCTCACGGCGTTCCTGGACGCGCACCTGCGCCACCGCCCGACGCCGCTGTTCGACGTGCCCGCCCGCGCGCCGTTCCGGTTCGTGCCCTGA
- a CDS encoding SDR family oxidoreductase, whose protein sequence is MTKANPMTVLVTGATGTVGRPLVAQLLAAGHRVRALTRDPAKANLPAGAEAVAGNLADTASLAAAFSGVDAVHLIGFDGADFAPLTNGAEIADVAKGAGVRRVTVLRGDVTKGPLEEAVEASGLEWTHLAPVEFMANALEWAESVRTEGVVREGFADARSALVHEADIAAVAATALTADGHAGQEYWLTGPEVLTPPEMVRTIGAVLGREVRYVELGVDEVVARWRRAGHSAADIEFFLAMRTDPPEAGYTVLPTVEEVTGAPARTFEQWVRENAAAFGG, encoded by the coding sequence ATGACGAAAGCCAACCCCATGACCGTGCTCGTGACCGGCGCGACCGGCACCGTCGGCCGCCCGCTGGTGGCGCAACTGCTGGCGGCCGGGCACCGGGTCCGCGCCCTCACCCGCGACCCGGCGAAGGCGAACCTCCCGGCGGGCGCGGAGGCGGTGGCCGGCAACCTCGCCGACACCGCGAGCCTGGCCGCGGCGTTCTCCGGTGTCGACGCCGTGCACCTGATCGGCTTCGACGGGGCCGACTTCGCACCGCTCACCAACGGCGCGGAGATCGCGGACGTGGCGAAGGGCGCCGGCGTGCGCCGGGTCACCGTGCTCAGGGGTGACGTGACGAAGGGCCCGCTGGAGGAGGCCGTCGAGGCGAGCGGTCTGGAGTGGACGCACCTGGCGCCGGTGGAGTTCATGGCCAACGCGTTGGAGTGGGCGGAGTCCGTGCGCACCGAGGGCGTGGTCCGCGAGGGGTTCGCCGACGCCCGCAGCGCCCTGGTCCACGAGGCGGACATCGCGGCGGTCGCGGCCACCGCGCTGACCGCCGACGGCCACGCGGGACAGGAGTACTGGCTGACCGGGCCGGAGGTGCTGACGCCGCCGGAGATGGTGCGCACGATCGGCGCGGTCCTCGGCCGGGAGGTGCGGTACGTCGAGCTGGGCGTGGACGAGGTCGTCGCCCGGTGGCGGCGGGCCGGCCACTCCGCCGCGGACATCGAGTTCTTCCTCGCCATGCGGACCGACCCGCCGGAGGCCGGCTACACCGTGCTGCCCACCGTGGAGGAGGTGACCGGCGCACCGGCGCGCACCTTCGAGCAGTGGGTGCGGGAGAACGCCGCGGCCTTCGGCGGCTGA
- a CDS encoding trypsin-like serine peptidase → MAALALALPVTTVPPAQAEPPSPTRAAAVAAAGELKTTDVSLRYAPTGRSWQVVLTEPGSSYLKVHFSSLELAPGDRVTVADPTGREVHTYHGDPTRRAFPGDSPHTVHGKRGFAAMSIDGDTAVVTLHAAVERPDAAALGRRGLGARVDSYYRGFTEPERAAANPAPLSVCGTDARRDVVCYQNNHPTEFARSGAVARQLLNGLGHCTAWRVGNTNRMLTNYHCMESAADLRASEFQFDYQCATCGGSNPKPGTKVSGLELIKSSPLSALDYALFSVNNFASIQQYGTLYLDVREPTAGERIYIPGHGDTRPKRLSLYEERDGGAYCKIDVVSSGVNTGYRCDSSGGNSGSPVLAASSHKVIALHHLGGCPNWGTRISLVNREIASLIDNRPANP, encoded by the coding sequence GTGGCCGCTCTGGCACTGGCATTACCCGTGACGACCGTCCCGCCGGCGCAGGCCGAACCGCCCTCGCCCACCCGCGCCGCCGCAGTGGCCGCGGCGGGTGAGCTGAAGACCACCGACGTGTCCCTGCGCTACGCGCCCACCGGCCGCTCCTGGCAGGTGGTGCTCACCGAGCCCGGCTCGTCCTACCTCAAGGTGCACTTCTCGTCACTCGAACTGGCGCCCGGCGACCGGGTGACCGTGGCCGACCCGACGGGCCGCGAGGTGCACACCTACCACGGCGACCCGACCCGGCGCGCGTTCCCCGGCGACTCACCGCACACCGTGCACGGCAAGCGCGGGTTCGCCGCGATGTCGATCGACGGCGACACCGCCGTGGTCACCCTGCACGCCGCGGTGGAGCGGCCGGACGCCGCCGCCCTCGGCAGGCGCGGGCTCGGCGCCCGCGTCGACTCCTACTACCGGGGCTTCACCGAGCCCGAGCGCGCCGCCGCCAACCCGGCGCCGCTCAGCGTCTGCGGCACGGACGCCCGCCGCGACGTGGTCTGCTACCAGAACAACCACCCCACCGAGTTCGCCCGGTCCGGCGCGGTCGCGCGGCAGCTGCTCAACGGCCTCGGCCACTGCACGGCGTGGCGGGTCGGCAACACCAACCGGATGCTCACCAATTACCACTGCATGGAGAGCGCGGCCGACCTGCGCGCCAGCGAGTTCCAGTTCGACTACCAGTGCGCCACCTGCGGCGGTTCCAACCCGAAGCCGGGCACCAAGGTCAGCGGCCTGGAGCTGATCAAGTCCAGTCCGCTGAGCGCGTTGGACTACGCGCTGTTCTCGGTGAACAACTTCGCGTCCATCCAGCAGTACGGCACGCTGTACCTGGACGTGCGGGAACCCACGGCGGGCGAGCGCATCTACATCCCCGGCCACGGCGACACCAGGCCCAAGCGCCTGTCCCTGTACGAGGAGCGCGACGGCGGCGCGTACTGCAAGATCGACGTGGTGTCGTCCGGCGTGAACACCGGCTACCGGTGCGACTCCTCCGGCGGCAACTCCGGGTCACCGGTGCTGGCCGCCTCGTCGCACAAGGTGATCGCCCTGCACCACCTCGGCGGGTGCCCGAACTGGGGTACCCGGATCAGCCTGGTGAACCGGGAGATCGCGAGCCTGATCGACAACCGGCCGGCCAACCCGTAG
- a CDS encoding SAM-dependent methyltransferase — protein MSSPSYEPRSDVDLSVPSAARAYDYFLDGAHNFAVDRAFADQVLDIAPSVPAVAKLNRSFLRRVVKFCLDQGIRQFLDLGSGIPTVGNVHEIAQQVDPASRVVYVDYEPVAYAHARQLLSGNPFATIVQADIRDPGTILDHPETRRLIDFSEPVALLMVGVLLFISDEDRPGELVGRYRELLAPGSFLAISHIASEEAGPELQAEVARLVGAYAAADEHVYVRTREEILGWFDERTSLVEPGLVCLPDWRPDNPSEASSPARLLGYGGVARVD, from the coding sequence GTGTCCTCCCCGTCTTACGAGCCGCGCAGCGACGTCGACCTCAGCGTGCCGTCGGCCGCCCGCGCCTACGACTACTTCCTCGACGGCGCGCACAACTTCGCCGTCGACCGCGCGTTCGCCGACCAGGTGCTCGACATCGCGCCCTCGGTGCCCGCCGTCGCCAAGCTCAACCGGTCGTTCCTGCGCCGGGTCGTGAAGTTCTGCCTCGACCAGGGCATCCGCCAGTTCCTCGACCTCGGCTCGGGCATCCCGACCGTCGGCAACGTGCACGAGATCGCCCAGCAGGTCGACCCGGCGTCCCGCGTGGTGTACGTGGACTACGAGCCGGTGGCCTACGCCCACGCCCGGCAGCTGCTGTCGGGCAACCCGTTCGCGACCATCGTCCAGGCGGACATCCGCGACCCCGGCACGATCCTCGACCACCCCGAGACGCGGCGGTTGATCGACTTCTCCGAGCCGGTCGCGCTGCTGATGGTGGGCGTGCTGCTGTTCATCTCCGACGAGGACCGGCCGGGCGAGCTGGTCGGGCGGTACCGGGAGCTGCTGGCGCCCGGCAGCTTCCTCGCGATCTCGCACATCGCGAGCGAGGAGGCGGGTCCCGAGCTCCAGGCGGAGGTGGCCCGGCTGGTGGGCGCCTACGCCGCCGCCGACGAGCACGTGTACGTGCGCACCCGGGAGGAGATCCTCGGCTGGTTCGACGAGCGGACCAGCCTGGTGGAACCCGGCCTGGTGTGCCTGCCGGACTGGCGTCCGGACAACCCGTCGGAGGCGTCGAGCCCGGCCCGGCTGCTCGGGTACGGCGGCGTGGCGCGGGTCGACTGA